In one Lolium rigidum isolate FL_2022 chromosome 3, APGP_CSIRO_Lrig_0.1, whole genome shotgun sequence genomic region, the following are encoded:
- the LOC124694639 gene encoding transcription factor MYB120-like, whose product MDAMSSSLEVLQGGWRKGPWTALEDRLLSEYVQQQGEGSWNSVAKITGLRRSGKSCRLRWVNYLRPDLKRGKITPDEETIILQLHAMLGNRWSAIARCLPGRTDNEIKNYWRTHFKKARPSRRARAQLLHQYQLEQQQQHRQYLHTLHLLQQQRQQLMEQPEDQQLPMMMMQQQPRPQEEAAMEAQLMNVMMSNADVQTNDCYSPCPPVMSTVLDLPADDDDDALWDSLWRLVDGEDGCSGGDNSGEY is encoded by the exons ATGGACGCCATGAGCAGCAGCCTGGAGGTGCTGCAGGGGGGCTGGAGGAAGGGGCCATGGACGGCGCTGGAGGACAGGCTGCTCAGCGAGTACGTGCAGCAGCAGGGCGAAGGCAGCTGGAACTCCGTGGCCAAGATCACAG GGCTTCGTCGGAGCGGAAAGAGCTGCCGGCTGCGGTGGGTGAACTACCTCCGGCCGGACCTGAAGCGGGGGAAGATCACCCCCGACGAGGAGACCATCATCCTCCAGCTCCACGCCATGCTCGGTAACAG GTGGTCGGCGATCGCGCGGTGCCTGCCGGGGAGGACGGACAACGAGATCAAGAACTACTGGCGGACGCACTTCAAGAAGGCGCGGCCGTCCCGGCGGGCCAGGGCGCAGCTGCTCCACCAGTACCAgctcgagcagcagcagcagcatcgccAGTACCTCCACACCCTGCACCTGCtccagcagcagcggcagcagctCATGGAGCAGCCGGAAGACCAGCAGCTGCCCATGATGATGATGCAGCAGCAGCCTAGACCGCAGGAGGAGGCTGCAATGGAGGCGCAGCTGATGAACGTGATGATGAGCAACGCTGACGTCCAGACCAACGACTGCTACTCCCCCTGTCCGCCGGTCATGTCCACGGTGCTCGACCTCCCggcagacgacgacgacgacgcgctgTGGGACAGCCTCTGGCGGCTCGTCGACGGGGAAGACGGCTGCAGCGGAGGCGACAACTCAGGCGAGTACTAG